From a region of the Anomalospiza imberbis isolate Cuckoo-Finch-1a 21T00152 chromosome 3, ASM3175350v1, whole genome shotgun sequence genome:
- the PELI1 gene encoding E3 ubiquitin-protein ligase pellino homolog 1 isoform X1 → MYRKSKWKRGYNLEGLGHGNNEKSVPQLLIRDLKFEKSLAKLMFSPDQENHPSKAPVKYGELIVLGYNGSLPNGDRGRRKSRFALFKRPKANGVKPSTVHIACTPQAAKAISNKDQHSISYTLSRAQTVVVEYTHDSNTDMFQIGRSTESPIDFVVTDTVPGSQSNSDTQSVQSTISRFACRIICERNPPFTARIYAAGFDSSKNIFLGEKAAKWKTSDGQMDGLTTNGVLVMHPRNGFTEDSKPGVWREISVCGNVFSLRETRSAQQRGKMVENETNQLQDGSLIDLCGATLLWRTAEGLARTPTVKHLEALRQEINAARPQCPVGFNTLAFPSMKRKDVVDEKQPWVYLNCGHVHGYHNWGNKEERDGKDRECPMCRSVGPYVPLWLGCEAGFYVDAGPPTHAFSPCGHVCSEKTTAYWSQIPLPHGTHTFHAACPFCAHQLAGEQGYIRLIFQGPLD, encoded by the exons gaaataatgaaaaaagtgTGCCACAACTCCTGATCAGAGACCTGAAGTTTGAGAAGTCATTAGCTAAGCTCATGTTTTCTCCTGACCAAGAAAATCATCCTTCAAAAGCACCAGTCAAATATGGTGAATTGATTGTATTGGG GTACAATGGGTCTCTCCCAAATGGAGatagaggaagaaggaaaagtagGTTTGCTTTATTTAAAAGGCCCAAGGCAAATGGGGTGAAACCCAGCACTGTGCACATTGCCTGTACCCCTCAAGCAGCAAAG GCAATAAGTAATAAGGACCAACACAGCATATCTTACACTTTGTCTCGAGCCCAGACAGTAGTGGTTGAATATACTCATGACAGCAACACAGATATGTTCCAG ATTGGTCGGTCAACAGAGAGTCCTATAGACTTTGTAGTAACAGATACAGTTCCTGGGAGTCAGAGTAATTCGGATACACAGTCTGTGCAGAGCACAATTTCAAGGTTTGCCTGCAGAATCATATGTGAACGTAACCCTCCCTTTACAGCAAGAATATATGCTGCAGGATTTGACTCctcaaaaaacatttttcttggG GAGAAAGCTGCAAAGTGGAAAACATCAGATGGGCAAATGGATGGACTAACAACAAATGGAGTTCTTGTTATGCATCCTCGTAATGGATTCACAGAAGACTCCAAGCCAGGAGTGTGGAGAGAGATTTCTGTGTGTGGGAATGTGTTCAGCCTCCGTGAAACCAGATCAGCTCAACAGAGGGGAAAGATG GTTGAGAACGAGACGAACCAGCTGCAGGACGGCTCCCTGATCGACCTGTGCGGGGCGACGCTGCTGTGGCGCACGGCCGAGGGGCTCGCGCGCACGCCGACCGTCAAGCACCTGGAGGCTCTGAGGCAGGAGATCAACGCAGCCAGGCCCCAGTGCCCCGTGGGCTTCAACACCCTGGCCTTCCCCAGCATGAAGAGAAAAGATGTTGTAGACGAAAAGCAGCCGTGGGTGTACCTGAACTGCGGCCACGTGCACGGCTACCACAACTGGGGGAACAAAGAGGAGAGGGACGGCAAGGACCGCGAGTGCCCCATGTGCCGCTCCGTCGGCCCCTACGTGCCTCTGTGGCTCGGGTGCGAAGCGGGATTTTACGTGGATGCCGGACCGCCGACTCATGCATTCAGCCCGTGCGGACACGTGTGCTCAGAAAAGACAACTGCATATTGGTCCCAAATTCCTCTTCCTCACGGTACTCACACTTTTCACGCAGCCTGTCCCTTCTGTGCGCATCAGCTGGCTGGTGAGCAGGGTTACATCAGGCTCATTTTCCAAGGGCCTCTCGACTAA
- the PELI1 gene encoding E3 ubiquitin-protein ligase pellino homolog 1 isoform X2, translating to MFSPDQENHPSKAPVKYGELIVLGYNGSLPNGDRGRRKSRFALFKRPKANGVKPSTVHIACTPQAAKAISNKDQHSISYTLSRAQTVVVEYTHDSNTDMFQIGRSTESPIDFVVTDTVPGSQSNSDTQSVQSTISRFACRIICERNPPFTARIYAAGFDSSKNIFLGEKAAKWKTSDGQMDGLTTNGVLVMHPRNGFTEDSKPGVWREISVCGNVFSLRETRSAQQRGKMVENETNQLQDGSLIDLCGATLLWRTAEGLARTPTVKHLEALRQEINAARPQCPVGFNTLAFPSMKRKDVVDEKQPWVYLNCGHVHGYHNWGNKEERDGKDRECPMCRSVGPYVPLWLGCEAGFYVDAGPPTHAFSPCGHVCSEKTTAYWSQIPLPHGTHTFHAACPFCAHQLAGEQGYIRLIFQGPLD from the exons ATGTTTTCTCCTGACCAAGAAAATCATCCTTCAAAAGCACCAGTCAAATATGGTGAATTGATTGTATTGGG GTACAATGGGTCTCTCCCAAATGGAGatagaggaagaaggaaaagtagGTTTGCTTTATTTAAAAGGCCCAAGGCAAATGGGGTGAAACCCAGCACTGTGCACATTGCCTGTACCCCTCAAGCAGCAAAG GCAATAAGTAATAAGGACCAACACAGCATATCTTACACTTTGTCTCGAGCCCAGACAGTAGTGGTTGAATATACTCATGACAGCAACACAGATATGTTCCAG ATTGGTCGGTCAACAGAGAGTCCTATAGACTTTGTAGTAACAGATACAGTTCCTGGGAGTCAGAGTAATTCGGATACACAGTCTGTGCAGAGCACAATTTCAAGGTTTGCCTGCAGAATCATATGTGAACGTAACCCTCCCTTTACAGCAAGAATATATGCTGCAGGATTTGACTCctcaaaaaacatttttcttggG GAGAAAGCTGCAAAGTGGAAAACATCAGATGGGCAAATGGATGGACTAACAACAAATGGAGTTCTTGTTATGCATCCTCGTAATGGATTCACAGAAGACTCCAAGCCAGGAGTGTGGAGAGAGATTTCTGTGTGTGGGAATGTGTTCAGCCTCCGTGAAACCAGATCAGCTCAACAGAGGGGAAAGATG GTTGAGAACGAGACGAACCAGCTGCAGGACGGCTCCCTGATCGACCTGTGCGGGGCGACGCTGCTGTGGCGCACGGCCGAGGGGCTCGCGCGCACGCCGACCGTCAAGCACCTGGAGGCTCTGAGGCAGGAGATCAACGCAGCCAGGCCCCAGTGCCCCGTGGGCTTCAACACCCTGGCCTTCCCCAGCATGAAGAGAAAAGATGTTGTAGACGAAAAGCAGCCGTGGGTGTACCTGAACTGCGGCCACGTGCACGGCTACCACAACTGGGGGAACAAAGAGGAGAGGGACGGCAAGGACCGCGAGTGCCCCATGTGCCGCTCCGTCGGCCCCTACGTGCCTCTGTGGCTCGGGTGCGAAGCGGGATTTTACGTGGATGCCGGACCGCCGACTCATGCATTCAGCCCGTGCGGACACGTGTGCTCAGAAAAGACAACTGCATATTGGTCCCAAATTCCTCTTCCTCACGGTACTCACACTTTTCACGCAGCCTGTCCCTTCTGTGCGCATCAGCTGGCTGGTGAGCAGGGTTACATCAGGCTCATTTTCCAAGGGCCTCTCGACTAA